The following proteins come from a genomic window of Anopheles ziemanni chromosome 3, idAnoZiCoDA_A2_x.2, whole genome shotgun sequence:
- the LOC131286622 gene encoding large ribosomal subunit protein eL31 — protein sequence MVKAKREKKPKSAINEVVTRECTINLNRRLHKVGFKKRSPRAIKIVRKFAEKEMGTTDVRIDTRLNKAIWHRGIRNPPFRIRVRLSRRRNDDEDSPNKLYTLVTYVPVPSFKELQTENVESTED from the exons ATGGTGAAGGCCAAGCGTGAAAAGAAGCCAAAGTCGGCTATCAACGAGGTGGTGACACGGGAGTGCACCATTAACCTGAACCGCCGGCTGCACAAGGTCGGTTTCAAGAAGCGGTCTCCGCGAGCCATCAAGATCGTGCGCAAATTCGCCGAGAAGGAAATGGGCACTACCGATGTGCGTATCGATACCCGCCTGAACAAGGCTATCTGGCACCGTGGCATCAG GAACCCACCCTTCCGCATACGTGTGCGCCTTTCCCGCCGCCGTAACGATGATGAGGATTCGCCCAACAAGCTGTACACGCTCGTCACCTACGTTCCTGTGCCGTCGTTCAAGGAACTCCAGACCGAAAACGTCGAATCGACGGAAGATTAA
- the LOC131286447 gene encoding uroporphyrinogen decarboxylase isoform X1, whose product MQLVAQARKCCDEFPALKNDNLLRAARGEAVDRVPVWVMRQAGRYLPEFQEVRAKHDFFTVCRTPELACEVTMQPLRRFDLDASIIFSDILVIPQALGITVEMKPGVGPVLPEPLVGPADLERLNQTGSIERLKYVGEAITMMRHMLDGKVPLFGFTGAPWTLMGYMIEGGGSKTMSKAKAWLADHPEASQKLLDILTDQVVDYLVMQVKAGAQMLQVFESSADHLSKEQFLSVSLPCLKRIRDDLLRKLAEQKVPAVPMVLFAKGAMHSLAEQAQTGYEVLGLDWTIDPEEARKQVGPNVTLQGNLDPQDMYKTPEELRELVLTMVRKFGKHRYIANLGHGITPQTPIESMTVLVQAVHDAL is encoded by the exons ATGCAGTTAGTCGCGCAGGCGAGAAAATGCTGTGAT GAATTTCCTGCACTGAAAAATGATAATCTACTCCGTGCGGCCCGAGGCGAGGCCGTCGATCGAGTCCCGGTGTGGGTGATGCGCCAGGCCGGCCGTTACCTTCCAGAGTTCCAGGAGGTCCGTGCTAAGCATGACTTTTTCACCGTCTGTCGTACACCGGAGCTGGCCTGTGAAGTCACAATGCAACCCCTCCGGAGGTTCGATCTCGACGCATCGATCATATTCTCGGATATCCTCGTGATTCCACAAGCACTCGGAATAACGGTCGAAATGAAGCCGGGAGTGGGTCCCGTCTTACCCGAGCCGCTAGTTGGTCCGGCGGACCTGGAGCGGCTCAATCAGACCGGCTCGATCGAGCGACTCAAGTACGTAGGTGAAGCGATTACCATGATGCGACATATGCTCGATGGGAAGGTGCCGCTTTTCGGATTCACCGGTGCCCCGTGGACCCTGATGGGTTACATGATCGAAGGCGGTGGAAGTAAAACCATGTCGAAGGCTAAGGCTTGGTTGGCAGATCATCCCGAAGCGAGCCAGAAGCTGCTGGACATTCTAACCGATCAGGTCGTGGACTATCTCGTCATGCAGGTGAAAGCCGGCGCGCAGATGCTGCAAGTGTTCGAATCGAGCGCGGATCACCTCAGCAAGGAACAGTTTCTTTCCGTGTCGCTACCATGTTTGAAACGCATCCGGGATGATCTGCTTCGCAAGCTGGCAGAGCAGAAAGTCCCAGCCGTTCCAATGGTGCTCTTTGCCAAGGGAGCGATGCACTCGCTGGCCGAACAGGCACAAACCGGCTATGAAGTCCTTGGCCTGGATTGGACCATCGACCCGGAAGAGGCACGAAAGCAGGTTGGACCGAATGTGACGCTGCAGGGAAACCTGGACCCGCAAGATATGTACAAAACCCCGGAGGAACTGCGCGAACTCGTACTGACGATGGTGCGAAAGTTTGGCAAACATCGCTACATAGCCAACTTGGGCCACGGTATTACCCCACAAACGCCGATCGAAAGTATGACCGTTCTTGTGCAAGCAGTGCATGACGCACTGTGA
- the LOC131288846 gene encoding RWD domain-containing protein 2A, translating into MEANNEEEELQQSLLLKNLQKQLEEFQMLSAIFCTPGELEVDDYGCIENLTSFTNGEKVNLSTKLDYRLNLPLLAGEKVQILVELPHLYPSLEIPRIVIRSAIIQRDQERMLTERIERYISEEVIERDEPYVYQVICWIQESLEELLRSTTEKRDNEPNGSSRSKSSIEKEAIVFERLWIYSHHLKSKTKRQKIIKTARDLDLTGFSRPGKPAIICVEGNQHDTQEFWRIIKALKWQKIQIKLNETSGADTTNDFSALRHFSAGFHEELFCETDDDEDLPMSMSLFMKFLEKNNCSYIKKIIFGFQDSNDLAAS; encoded by the coding sequence ATGGAAGCGAataatgaagaagaagaattacaGCAGAGTCTGCTTCTGAAAAACCTGCAGAAGCAGCTGGAGGAATTTCAGATGCTATCGGCGATATTCTGCACTCCTGGCGAACTAGAAGTAGACGATTATGGCTGCATAGAGAATCTAACTAGTTTCACTAACGGTGAAAAGGTGAATCTATCCACAAAGCTGGACTACCGATTGAACCTTCCCCTGTTGGCGGGTGAGAAGGTGCAAATACTGGTGGAGCTGCCTCATCTCTATCCGTCGCTGGAAATACCTCGCATCGTGATCCGTTCGGCTATCATTCAGCGCGACCAAGAACGTATGCTAACGGAACGGATTGAACGGTACATAAGCGAAGAGGTCATCGAACGGGACGAACCGTACGTTTACCAAGTGATCTGTTGGATACAGGAAAGTTTAGAAGAACTTCTACGATCAACCACGGAGAAAAGGGATAATGAACCAAACGGCTCTTCTAGGAGCAAATCTTCCATCGAAAAAGAAGCTATCGTTTTCGAACGTCTGTGGATTTACTCGCACCATTTAAAGAGTAAAACCAAACGGCAAAAGATCATCAAAACAGCTCGCGATCTTGATCTGACAGGATTTTCTAGGCCAGGCAAACCGGCCATTATTTGCGTAGAGGGAAACCAGCACGACACGCAAGAGTTCTGGAGAATCATCAAAGCGCTTAAATGgcagaaaattcaaataaaactgaACGAAACTTCTGGGGCCGATACGACAAACGATTTCAGTGCCTTGCGTCACTTCAGTGCAGGATTCCACGAGGAACTTTTCTGCGAAACTGACGACGATGAAGACTTGCCCATGAGCATGAGTTTGTTCATGAAGTTTCTTGAAAAGAACAACTGTAGTTACatcaaaaaaattatattcgGGTTTCAAGATTCAAATGATCTCGCTGCGAGCTAG
- the LOC131286447 gene encoding uroporphyrinogen decarboxylase isoform X2 has protein sequence MEKEFPALKNDNLLRAARGEAVDRVPVWVMRQAGRYLPEFQEVRAKHDFFTVCRTPELACEVTMQPLRRFDLDASIIFSDILVIPQALGITVEMKPGVGPVLPEPLVGPADLERLNQTGSIERLKYVGEAITMMRHMLDGKVPLFGFTGAPWTLMGYMIEGGGSKTMSKAKAWLADHPEASQKLLDILTDQVVDYLVMQVKAGAQMLQVFESSADHLSKEQFLSVSLPCLKRIRDDLLRKLAEQKVPAVPMVLFAKGAMHSLAEQAQTGYEVLGLDWTIDPEEARKQVGPNVTLQGNLDPQDMYKTPEELRELVLTMVRKFGKHRYIANLGHGITPQTPIESMTVLVQAVHDAL, from the exons ATGGAAAAG GAATTTCCTGCACTGAAAAATGATAATCTACTCCGTGCGGCCCGAGGCGAGGCCGTCGATCGAGTCCCGGTGTGGGTGATGCGCCAGGCCGGCCGTTACCTTCCAGAGTTCCAGGAGGTCCGTGCTAAGCATGACTTTTTCACCGTCTGTCGTACACCGGAGCTGGCCTGTGAAGTCACAATGCAACCCCTCCGGAGGTTCGATCTCGACGCATCGATCATATTCTCGGATATCCTCGTGATTCCACAAGCACTCGGAATAACGGTCGAAATGAAGCCGGGAGTGGGTCCCGTCTTACCCGAGCCGCTAGTTGGTCCGGCGGACCTGGAGCGGCTCAATCAGACCGGCTCGATCGAGCGACTCAAGTACGTAGGTGAAGCGATTACCATGATGCGACATATGCTCGATGGGAAGGTGCCGCTTTTCGGATTCACCGGTGCCCCGTGGACCCTGATGGGTTACATGATCGAAGGCGGTGGAAGTAAAACCATGTCGAAGGCTAAGGCTTGGTTGGCAGATCATCCCGAAGCGAGCCAGAAGCTGCTGGACATTCTAACCGATCAGGTCGTGGACTATCTCGTCATGCAGGTGAAAGCCGGCGCGCAGATGCTGCAAGTGTTCGAATCGAGCGCGGATCACCTCAGCAAGGAACAGTTTCTTTCCGTGTCGCTACCATGTTTGAAACGCATCCGGGATGATCTGCTTCGCAAGCTGGCAGAGCAGAAAGTCCCAGCCGTTCCAATGGTGCTCTTTGCCAAGGGAGCGATGCACTCGCTGGCCGAACAGGCACAAACCGGCTATGAAGTCCTTGGCCTGGATTGGACCATCGACCCGGAAGAGGCACGAAAGCAGGTTGGACCGAATGTGACGCTGCAGGGAAACCTGGACCCGCAAGATATGTACAAAACCCCGGAGGAACTGCGCGAACTCGTACTGACGATGGTGCGAAAGTTTGGCAAACATCGCTACATAGCCAACTTGGGCCACGGTATTACCCCACAAACGCCGATCGAAAGTATGACCGTTCTTGTGCAAGCAGTGCATGACGCACTGTGA
- the LOC131289723 gene encoding uncharacterized protein LOC131289723 has translation MLKWCKKYWLLLPVVFVVLEVVQAEHEFESASAELDDEFELLKEVYKKNLVQDLSNNVNVDGNVLEAIITKRVNSFAHDWQQYAGNGHRTRREANDADTDADAAIEADTAAARHLYLKGFRERGYVPVNFPVDICLLRVGKTIFAAALHHSETSNRTINATTVSFYRRVKGKFEKYLEHQAVTARHFDCVSIAHLGFVAVANYHDQELNVFDEGSPVFQIQEDGTTEIVQTFGQPNQHTVHLWVHGKNVYLTHTYTNLDASRQNVCPLYRWSGYNFDIVDHMPCYNAVQIEPFSIEQQMFVAVARQMTAGGTRKDSFSDIFVLNPDTQKLTLHQQIYTYSVSDIAYFFIEDRERREHFLMTGNSLTAGGGKGNNEEGRTTSRDADQNSIVYKFVDGFFVPFQTVELNGIKMFLPVVHENGEFLLLVLCHDQPLLIYEYDGWKLVPSRIDYTGEAFAAGVSHMRVYRHIVNASVIVIANSNLFGKSVNLFTPQYGVENDLRQVYAHFIEWCERMHEQTAQVNLEELYNRLAELPDNAPDGARSIDKHIELQDSFVSKAKASSIKTKNILIDDAHLSYVVEVNEYVQRVNEKMDRVEKTIQESVLTNGTVHWHGDLEVSELIAPAGQMKQLDVKVLNNGAHKTRQAEDSTARVEADATVVDRLIVDRFANVRFWNGHAAESLLLTDDPPAKWKDLSVTAEKVVVGGNLYVNKLIDGIFFHPSNVLLPGVDQVLSGHNLVVKDLNVNRLTSKRLNSTDAAAVHRMMDQSRTLLAKARGAMPQAYGNDFDTIDVDDLKLTGLLNEMDPRYLTENVLLHEAESQELGSKLVVDQITADNIVISDSNLSGIEWENVARINGAQQILQDLQFVQPITVDSLVLRDRLNHIPVIGGKLQVLLLDSNETQSITGTKTFDYVTLLKPIELQGKIDGEALSKMNPIVTTVEDLVLDGNYTIFGNVTFNGPLWAHNIMSASGSHDFHRLATHGLRLDGTPASNQVIRFLQPVFVEHLGANKINELEVDDLVPQAAGSVQYITGRKTFVGDLIIDGVADANEINKVDLNQLNRTIFRRGAEGVEQTIEGTIHFDTIITSVTNAKNILFEGKRMDRLLRFDIPQNVSAPVRFENCTIYVENAVVAQELQSDNSSLVFGYDMDYLYQDTLRPETDVATEAPVVVGQKSFRNLTVGQLVLLDGSTINSIAVESIKHILDDRENRTIVKQELYSFQSDITVNHLYFDGSINGIPKNLFCRAWLMRTGDQTFTVEQTFDTVMVEHLNVTGKLNGDTTMDQLLENVYRTDREEYISQAIFHEGIVSYEPCSVGGLVSGLNLSNDVLLKQSPEIQSLGTVQVSQILEARGELHILNHLNGIHFPKLMEFFSPADDQGRAERLPPNVEVRGNVYFEHDPTMIHLNGHNIQKLYDEVWLPHRPTVLTGRYHFESVEFQNSLHTNGQPVNHLDWNVVEARCLSGKRPQNISAPLLFEGDVTIYAGAAFDTLGLKGMVKSMKNSPGLDVHEYDRNALRHNENQEITGNWMFHNLQILGDLHIDMLNGHSVQTDYMRTDVPANNFTVAKRFRELHVESIVCPPPCVIQEVDMDEWYKNGLRLKGNQTLEGTLRIVDGVITGNVEVLGTVNGVRYDIDHLLLKSVPQRVNGTMSLITKFPKENKIYPLVFESLHAQTINRKDVAKFLTNAARKDKNPLTINNSVTLVNPLEVDETLLEGDMLFGTNITHLILSTSYHTGVNELAAQVRSLNSVNEKLSENVFESSPVFSHFDKLKSLPINAVRMLVFTLPLFPKPVEVVAVHLAESGRPSAINFYLWNSKESRLTPAKNIPSIVGRERVIVNMKRLNLGTNQHMFLQFFEQKSNYFIQQILDLHVDPTGVNKFAALYVMNSTQARDVIWMKLGKLDCIIMYSKGMIGFEVRCLREQNLIPILDVRQLEETVAPIQIVALENHFVMLDNNERIQIWRPTANFYLKHHQTISVSRPSYISVARYENQLMLAINSEHTPNTAHHGSIEIWRKSLSTLNSTFTQHQLILTKVPKQLQFSVLPSNELLLYTLTENWLHPLVVYRYEGVTGFREVLTSNTIRQKAKRLSVLKFRQARKEIVAIVGPESTDFVNVVFV, from the exons ATGTTAAAGTGGTGTAAAAAGTACTGGCTACTGTTACCGGTGGTTTTTGTGGTATTGGAAGTAGTACAAGCTGAACATGAATTTGAGAGTGCCAGCGCAGAGCTCGACGATGAGTTTGAGCTATTGAAGGAGGTTTATAAAAAGAATCTAGTACAGGATTTGTCGAACAATGTTAACGTCGATGGTAATGTATTGGAAGCCATTATTACAAAAAGAGTAAACAGTTTTGCACACGATTGGCAACAGTACGCGGGCAATGGCCACCGAACCCGACGAGAAGCTAACGATGCCGACACCGATGCCGACGCGGCCATTGAGGCTGATACAGCTGCAG cACGCCATCTCTACCTCAAAGGTTTCCGTGAGCGAGGCTACGTTCCTGTTAATTTTCCCGTCGACATCTGTTTACTTCGGGTGGGAAAAACTATATTTGCCGCCGCCCTTCACCACAGTGAGACCAGTAACCGAACCATTAATGCAACTACCGTGTCATTTTATCGCAGg GTTAAGGGAAAATTCGAAAAATATCTCGAACATCAAGCCGTTACCGCGCGCCATTTTGATTGCGTGTCGATCGCACACCTCGGTTTCGTAGCGGTGGCCAACTATCACGACCAGGAGCTGAATGTGTTCGACGAGGGATCGCCCGTGTTTCAGATTCAAGAGGATGGCACAACGGAAATCGTGCAAACGTTCGGACAACCAAACCAGCACACGGTTCATCTATGGGTGCATGGAAAGAACGTGTACCTAACGCACACCTACACCAATCTGGATGCGAGCCGACAGAACGTTTGTCCCCTGTACCGCTGGTCGGGGTATAACTTCGATATAGTAGATCACATGCCGTGCTACAATGCTGTCCAGATAGAACCGTTTTCGATTGAACAACAGATGTTTGTTGCAGTCGCAAGGCAAATGACCGCCGGCGGAACGCGAAAGGATAGCTTTTCCGACATTTTCGTCCTTAATCCGGATACGCAGAAGCTTACGCTTCACCAGCAGATCTATACATACTCTGTGTCCGATATAGCCTATTTCTTCATAGAAGACCGCGAGCGCCGGGAGCACTTTCTCATGACGGGAAACTCACTGACGGCCGGCGGTGGTAAGGGCAATAATGAAGAAGGGCGAACGACATCGAGAGATGCTGATCAAAACTCGATCGTATACAAGTTTGTCGATGGATTCTTTGTGCCCTTCCAAACCGTGGAACTGAACGggataaaaatgtttcttccTGTTGTG CATGAAAATGGTGAGTTCCTGCTACTTGTCCTATGTCATGATCAACCTTTGCTGATCTATGAGTACGATGGCTGGAAGCTGGTACCCTCGCGAATAGATTACACGGGTGAAGCGTTCGCAGCCGGAGTGTCCCATATGCGCGTCTACAGGCACATTGTAAACGCAAGCGTGATCGTCATTGCCAATAGTAACCTCTTTGGGAAGTCGGTTAATCTTTTCACTCCACAGtacggggtggaaaatgatttgCGACAGGTGTACGCTCACTTCATCGAATGGTGCGAACGAATGCACGAACAGACCGCTCAGGTGAACCTGGAGGAATTGTACAATCGGCTTGCGGAACTACCGGACAATGCACCGGACGGTGCCCGTTCAATAGATAAACATATAGAACTGCAGGATTCGTTTGTGAGCAAGGCAAAGGCAAGTTccattaaaacgaaaaacattctGATCGACGACGCCCATCTGTCGTACGTGGTGGAGGTCAACGAGTACGTGCAGAGAGTGAATGAGAAGATGGATCGGGTCGAGAAAACCATCCAGGAAAGCGTGCTAACGAATGGCACTGTACACTGGCATGGTGATCTTGAAGTGTCGGAATTGATTGCCCCAGCCGGCCAAATGAAACAACTGGACGTGAAGGTGCTTAACAATGGTGCTCATAAGACACGTCAAGCGGAAGATTCAACTGCACGAGTCGAAGCTGATGCAACGGTGGTGGATCGTTTAATAGTCGACCGTTTCGCCAATGTTCGATTCTGGAATGGACACGCAGCCGAGAGTCTTCTGTTGACCGATGATCCACCCGCAAAATGGAAGGATCTTTCTGTGACCGCCGAAAAGGTGGTGGTTGGGGGCAATCTGTACGTGAACAAGCTGATCGACGggatatttttccaccccagTAACGTGCTGCTTCCTGGCGTTGATCAGGTACTAAGTGGGCATAATCTGGTAGTGAAAGATTTGAACGTAAATCGGCTGACAAGTAAACGGTTGAACTCTACCGATGCCGCTGCCGTACATCGCATGATGGATCAGTCGAGAACACTGCTTGCCAAAGCTCGTGGCGCTATGCCGCAGGCTTATGGAAACGATTTCGATACGATCGATGTGGATGATCTGAAGTTGACCGGGCTGTTGAACGAAATGGATCCTAGATATCTGACAGAAAACGTGCTTCTGCATGAGGCTGAAAGCCAAGAGTTGGGCTCAAAGCTGGTTGTCGATCAGATCACAGCGGATAATATAGTTATTTCTGATTCGAACCTGTCTGGCATTGAATGGGAGAACGTCGCACGAATCAATGGCGCACAGCAAATCCTACAGGATCTTCAGTTCGTGCAGCCGATAACGGTGGACAGTTTGGTTCTTCGCGATCGTCTTAACCATATTCCGGTCATCGGTGGTAAGCTGCAGGTGCTCTTGCTCGACTCGAACGAAACGCAATCCATTACCGGAACGAAAACGTTCGACTATGTGACGTTGCTAAAGCCAATCGAGTTGCAGGGGAAGATTGATGGAGAGGCACTCAGCAAAATGAATCCTATTGTAACGACCGTTGAAGATCTCGTCCTGGATGGGAACTACACGATCTTTGGAAACGTGACGTTCAATGGTCCACTGTGGGCGCATAACATTATGTCCGCCAGCGGTTCGCACGATTTCCATCGACTCGCTACGCACGGACTGCGGTTGGATGGCACGCCGGCGTCGAACCAAGTGATTCGATTCTTGCAACCTGTGTTTGTGGAGCACCTGGgtgcaaacaaaatcaacgaGTTGGAAGTAGACGACCTCGTACCGCAGGCGGCAGGCAGCGTGCAGTATATAACAGGAAGAAAGACTTTCGTCGGAGACCTCATCATCGACGGTGTGGCGGATGCGAACGAAATCAATAAAGTTGACCTTAACCAGCTTAATCGTACAATCTTCCGTCGCGGAGCTGAAGGTGTTGAGCAAACGATCGAGGGAACAATTCACTTCGACACGATCATCACGTCGGTAACAAACGCGAAAAACATCCTTTTCGAAGGGAAACGAATGGACAGGCTACTGCGATTCGATATACCTCAAAATGTCAGTGCACCGGTACGATTTGAAAACTGTACCATTTACGTGGAAAATGCGGTAGTCGCCCAGGAGCTGCAGAGCGACAATAGTTCGCTGGTGTTTGGATACGATATGGATTATCTCTACCAGGATACTCTGCGTCCTGAGACGGATGTAGCAACGGAAGCACCGGTTGTGGTGGGACAGAAAAGCTTTAGAAATCTCACCGTCGGTCAGCTGGTGCTGCTCGATGGTTCAACGATAAACTCCATCGCAGTGGAGAGCATTAAGCATATTTTGGACGACAGGGAAAATCGCACCATCGTAAAGCAAGAGTTGTACTCCTTCCAGAGTGACATTACGGTGAACCATCTGTATTTCGATGGTTCTATCAACGGAATACCGAAAAATTTGTTCTGCCGTGCATGGCTCATGCGAACGGGTGACCAAACATTTACCGTTGAGCAAACGTTCGATACGGTAATGGTAGAACATTTGAATGTCACTGGCAAGCTTAACGGCGATACCACAATGGACCAATTGCTGGAAAATGTATATCGTACCGATCGGGAAGAATACATCAGCCAAGCCATCTTTC ATGAAGGAATCGTTTCCTACGAGCCATGTTCGGTAGGCGGACTGGTGTCTGGATTGAATCTGTCTAACGATGTACTTCTTAAGCAGTCACCCGAGATACAATCGCTGGGCACGGTCCAAGTTTCGCAGATACTGGAGGCAAGGGGAGAACTCCACATACTCAACCATTTGAATGGAATTCACTTCCCAAAGCTGATGGAGTTCTTTTCCCCGGCTGACGACCAGGGAAGGGCTGAGCGTTTACCGCCGAATGTTGAAGTACGTGGCAATGTGTACTTCGAACACGATCCGACCATGATCCACTTGAACGGACATAATATTCAAAAACTGTACGACGAGGTGTGGCTACCCCATCGCCCGACAGTGCTTACCGGGAGATACCACTTTGAGAGTGTTGAATTTCAAAATTCGCTGCACACTAAT gGCCAGCCAGTAAATCATCTCGATTGGAACGTAGTGGAGGCACGATGCTTAAGCGGGAAAAGACCGCAAAATATATCCGCTCCATTGCTGTTTGAAGGAGATGTCACGATTTATGCAGGTGCCGCATTTGATACTCTGGGACTCAAAGGAATGGTCAAATCGATGAAAAA CTCTCCTGGATTAGATGTGCACGAATATGATAGAAATGCCTTACGTCACAACGAAAACCAAGAAATCACGGGAAATTGGATGTTCCATAATTTGCAAATATTAG GAGATCTTCACATTGATATGTTAAATGGACACAGCGTGCAAACGGATTATATGCGTACCGATGTTCCTGCTAACAATTTTACGGTTGCAAAACGATTCCGTGAGCTGCACGTGGAAAGCATCGTGTGTCCTCCACCATGTGTAATACAAGAGGTAGATATGGATGAGTGGTACAAGAATGGGCTGCGTTTGAAAGGCAATCAAACCCTTGAGGGCACTCTTCGAATCGTTGATGGTGTAATTACTGGAAATGTGGAAGTGCTAGGGACGGTGAACGGCGTAAGGTACGATATAGACCACTTGCTGTTAAAATCGGTTCCACAAAGGGTAAACGGTACCATGAGTTTGATAACTAAGTTccccaaagaaaacaaaatttacccTCTAGTGTTTGAGTCGCTACATGCGCAAACGATAAACCGTAAAGATGTAGCGAAGTTTCTAACTAATGCCGCGAGAAAGGACAAAAATCCACTTACGATAAACAACTCAGTAACACTTGTCAATCCGCTAGAAGTGGATGAAACTTTGCTCGAAGGAGACATGCTATTCGGGACGAACATAACGCATCTGATTCTAAGCACTTCCTATCACACTGGTGTAAATGAACTAGCAGCGCAAGTACGCTCATTGAACAGTGTGAATGAGAAGCTGTCCGAGAATGTCTTTGAAAGTAGTCCTGTCTTTAGCCATTTTGATAAACTGAAATCATTGCCGATTAATGCAGTGAGGATGCTAGTATTCACCCTACCATTATTTCCAAAACCAGTCGAAGTCGTGGCTGTTCACTTGGCTGAATCTGGTAGACCATCAGCAATTAATTTCTATCTGTGGAATAGCAAAGAATCGCGTTTAACGCCTGCTAAAAACATCCCATCGATCGTTGGACGTGAACGTGTGATCGTAAATATGAAGCGGCTTAATCTAGGAACAAATCAACACATGTTCCTACAGTTCTTCGAACAGAAAAGCAACTACTTTATACAACAGATCTTAGATTTGCATGTTGATCCAACGGGAGTGAACAAATTTGCGGCTCTCTACGTTATGAATAGCACTCAAGCACGGGATGTCATCTGGATGAAGCTAGGTAAACTCGATTGCATAATCATGTACTCTAAGGGAATGATCGGCTTTGAGGTTCGTTGTTTGCGGGAACAAAACCTGATTCCAATACTCGATGTGCGCCAGCTTGAAGAAACGGTAGCCCCTATACAGATCGTGGCCTTGGAGAACCACTTTGTGATGCTTGACAACAACGAAAGAATTCAAATTTGGCGCCCAACTGCCAACTTTTACCTTAAGCATCACCAGACCATATCCGTGTCGCGTCCATCTTACATCAGTGTGGCAAGGTACGAAAATCAGCTAATGCTTGCAATCAATTCGGAGCACACCCCAAACACAGCTCATCACGGATCAATAGAAATATGGCGTAAATCGCTCTCCACCTTAAATAGCACATTCACACAACATCAATTGATACTGACGAAGGTTCCGAAGCAGTTGCAGTTTTCAGTGCTACCATCGAACGAGCTACTGTTGTACACGTTAACGGAAAATTGGTTACATCCACTAGTAGTGTATAGATATGAAGGGGTAACCGGATTCAGGGAGGTGTTGACTAGCAATACCATTCGTCAGAAAGCGAAACGGCTATCGGTACTGAAGTTCCGGCAAGCACGAAAAGAAATCGTTGCCATAGTAGGCCCTGAGTCTACAGATTTtgtaaatgttgtttttgtttga